One part of the Spirochaetota bacterium genome encodes these proteins:
- a CDS encoding spore photoproduct lyase family protein → MTRTPRTIFIERDDEVTASPVTERFIRAFPNAVRHTVRSLQDIDAIEPPTAARAKTSLFLMKNRGAFVRRCPGTRYFVCCDYRVIDAASQCPFDCSYCFLHAYDNARVTSVAINLPDMVRETANSVGADEFVRIGTGELSDSLVYDDISRVSDALIPLLNERPRMFFELKTKSDNVGHVIAEHRRAPYAKRIVIAFSLNPEHIIRTYEKGCAPLSARLAAAARCARAGFSLAFHFDPVIRHASWQRDYMSVIDKLYRVVPKEAIAWISMGCLRFPKALKDDRIAASSTHGALVSGDFLPSDDGKFRYFRTHRETMYRTLHSRIRSYDTKTFVYLCMETPAMWRTVFGKYFSPDSFASALERFIARYAA, encoded by the coding sequence ATGACGCGCACTCCGCGGACGATATTCATCGAGCGCGATGACGAGGTGACGGCAAGCCCCGTCACCGAACGTTTCATCCGTGCATTCCCGAACGCTGTGCGCCATACCGTTCGATCTCTCCAGGATATCGATGCGATAGAACCGCCGACAGCCGCACGGGCGAAAACATCGCTCTTCCTCATGAAGAACCGCGGTGCCTTCGTGCGCCGCTGCCCGGGAACGAGATATTTCGTCTGCTGCGACTACCGTGTGATCGATGCCGCGAGCCAATGCCCCTTCGACTGCAGTTATTGTTTTCTCCATGCCTACGACAATGCACGGGTGACCTCCGTTGCGATCAATCTCCCCGACATGGTGAGAGAGACCGCGAATTCCGTCGGGGCTGACGAATTCGTCCGCATCGGCACCGGCGAGCTTTCCGACAGCCTCGTCTATGACGATATCTCCCGCGTATCGGACGCCCTTATCCCGCTCCTCAACGAGCGGCCGCGCATGTTCTTCGAATTGAAAACGAAATCGGACAATGTAGGGCACGTCATCGCGGAGCACAGGCGTGCGCCGTATGCGAAACGCATCGTTATCGCTTTCTCGCTCAACCCTGAGCACATCATCAGGACGTACGAGAAGGGATGCGCCCCGCTCAGCGCACGCCTTGCCGCTGCAGCACGTTGCGCCCGCGCCGGTTTTTCCCTGGCCTTTCACTTCGATCCTGTCATACGCCATGCCTCATGGCAGCGCGATTACATGAGCGTCATCGACAAGCTCTATCGCGTTGTCCCGAAAGAAGCTATCGCATGGATAAGCATGGGTTGTCTGCGATTCCCCAAAGCGCTCAAGGATGATCGCATCGCGGCGAGCAGCACGCATGGCGCACTTGTATCCGGTGATTTCCTTCCCTCGGACGACGGCAAATTCCGCTATTTCCGCACGCATCGCGAAACGATGTACCGTACGCTCCATTCCCGTATCCGATCGTATGATACAAAGACGTTCGTGTACCTCTGCATGGAAACACCCGCCATGTGGCGCACCGTGTTCGGAAAATATTTTTCACCGGATTCGTTCGCATCGGCGCTTGAACGCTTCATAGCACGGTATGCCGCATGA
- a CDS encoding ATP-binding protein produces MPRSLYRLLAIVSRARRTVLAAVQTPIYIIPFLALAVFSWWVTSLIYEPHITSIPWNNQFVIFFTVLAPLTCILIAVIAIVQLIVRYVRGEAGSAMRIQFTLILVVAILTPTILLTIFSLSLIRFNSSLWLSTNVEESLSASLDAVHSEVAPRAEDLANFLSTRQSDIFAADDAASLERLRAGRAVSLGKAANTMIASDRDGIAQSILRAYRYSPAERDFSLTHTYRGKSHLVAGIRSGTALIIAAEEMPRSLAERKNGIASSLRYYKLLRSSRDDFEFILTMMFIFSAIISAMAAILLAFLLSRSITAPLSSLADATRRIAHDELSYRIKPQGNREMRDLMERFNIMVRDLKRNRDLLAAHERMVAWRDVALRLAHEIKNPLTPINLNAELIAKEAKTLPKKERTALTRASAHILDQSATILSLVRDFSQFSFTTELSAERRSISAVVRQAFGSFSAVPRSITMEIALVARDLRIRMDSKKLAIALVNLIKNAIESLAEDGGRIRVASHHDDAEHTFCITITDTGHGIPEELRERIFEPYFTTKKKGSGLGLSVVETIIRDHGGIVEITDSGTKGTTFTVSFPLPEHER; encoded by the coding sequence ATGCCCCGTTCGCTGTATCGACTGCTCGCGATCGTAAGCCGCGCGCGCCGCACCGTTCTTGCCGCAGTACAGACGCCGATATACATCATACCGTTCCTGGCGCTTGCGGTGTTCTCATGGTGGGTGACATCGCTCATCTACGAACCGCATATCACTTCCATACCCTGGAACAATCAGTTCGTGATATTCTTCACCGTTCTCGCACCGCTCACCTGCATACTTATCGCTGTCATCGCCATCGTTCAGCTCATCGTGCGGTATGTACGCGGCGAAGCGGGCTCGGCGATGCGCATCCAGTTCACGCTCATTCTCGTCGTCGCCATCCTCACCCCGACCATACTCCTCACGATATTCTCTCTCTCCCTCATCCGCTTCAACAGCTCGCTCTGGCTTTCGACCAATGTCGAGGAGTCGCTTTCCGCATCGCTCGATGCCGTGCACAGCGAGGTTGCCCCGCGAGCCGAGGACCTCGCGAACTTCTTAAGTACCCGTCAGAGCGATATCTTTGCCGCAGATGATGCCGCATCGCTCGAACGCCTTCGGGCCGGCCGTGCGGTCTCGCTCGGCAAAGCGGCGAACACGATGATCGCATCCGACCGTGACGGCATAGCCCAATCGATACTGCGTGCCTATCGATACTCGCCCGCCGAACGGGATTTCTCCCTCACGCATACGTACCGCGGGAAAAGCCATCTCGTCGCCGGCATACGTTCAGGCACAGCGCTCATCATTGCCGCCGAGGAGATGCCGCGCTCGCTCGCCGAGCGCAAGAACGGCATCGCCAGTTCGCTGCGCTACTACAAGCTCCTGCGCTCATCCCGCGACGATTTCGAATTCATCCTCACGATGATGTTCATCTTTTCCGCCATCATAAGCGCCATGGCAGCGATACTCCTCGCCTTCCTCCTCTCACGGAGCATTACCGCGCCGCTCTCCTCCCTGGCGGACGCAACACGCCGCATAGCACATGACGAACTCTCGTACCGGATAAAACCGCAGGGCAACCGCGAAATGCGCGACCTCATGGAACGCTTCAACATCATGGTCCGCGACCTCAAGCGCAACCGCGATCTCCTCGCTGCGCATGAGCGCATGGTCGCCTGGCGCGATGTCGCATTACGGCTCGCCCATGAGATAAAGAACCCGCTCACGCCGATCAATCTCAATGCCGAGCTCATCGCCAAGGAAGCGAAAACGCTCCCGAAGAAAGAACGCACGGCGCTCACCCGTGCGAGCGCGCATATCCTCGACCAGAGCGCGACGATACTCTCGCTCGTCCGCGATTTCTCGCAGTTCTCGTTCACGACCGAGCTTTCCGCGGAACGACGCTCCATAAGCGCTGTCGTACGGCAGGCCTTCGGCTCATTCTCCGCCGTACCGAGGTCCATCACCATGGAGATAGCGCTCGTAGCGCGCGACCTGCGCATACGGATGGATTCGAAAAAACTCGCTATCGCCCTCGTCAATCTGATAAAGAACGCGATAGAATCGCTTGCGGAAGACGGCGGGCGCATACGCGTCGCTTCTCATCACGACGATGCGGAGCACACCTTCTGCATAACGATAACCGATACCGGCCACGGCATCCCCGAAGAATTGCGGGAACGCATTTTCGAACCGTATTTCACCACGAAGAAGAAAGGGAGCGGCCTCGGGCTTTCCGTCGTTGAAACGATAATACGCGATCACGGCGGCATCGTGGAAATAACCGACAGCGGCACGAAGGGAACGACATTCACCGTTTCTTTCCCGTTACCCGAGCATGAGCGATGA
- a CDS encoding FkbM family methyltransferase, whose protein sequence is MKINLKQVEAFVRRSFLPIGSRIPVPLTNGLGAGHRAYGALSYSNIFKKDDAEDIYLKSLPLSGKTVCDIGGFIGITAIFFSSRVGDKGHVYCFEPNPDLVQMIRKNRRLNKLHWLDIINAGIGEKEGTLTLTVDRDHAATGTLRKVHAHGDVRSVTVPVHTLDDLHAAKKITPPSFVKIDTEGYELYVLRGMKDIIKEHSPELFIEVHGTDDTAAMYTFLFHHGYRIFHVEHNTEIRGTPHPWARFGHIHCTLKRRR, encoded by the coding sequence ATGAAAATCAACCTCAAGCAAGTCGAAGCCTTCGTACGCAGATCATTCCTTCCCATCGGGAGCAGAATACCCGTACCGCTCACGAACGGTCTCGGTGCCGGCCACCGGGCATACGGCGCGCTCTCCTATTCCAATATCTTCAAGAAGGACGACGCCGAGGACATATACCTGAAATCGCTCCCGCTCTCCGGCAAGACCGTATGCGATATCGGCGGATTCATCGGCATTACCGCGATATTCTTCTCCTCGCGTGTCGGCGATAAAGGCCATGTCTACTGCTTTGAGCCCAACCCCGATCTCGTGCAGATGATCCGGAAGAACCGCAGGCTCAATAAGCTTCATTGGCTTGATATCATCAATGCCGGCATCGGCGAGAAAGAAGGGACATTGACGCTTACGGTAGATCGTGATCATGCGGCCACCGGCACGCTCCGTAAGGTTCATGCCCACGGCGATGTGCGGTCGGTCACCGTCCCCGTCCACACGCTCGACGACCTCCATGCGGCAAAGAAGATAACCCCCCCGTCATTTGTGAAGATAGACACGGAGGGTTACGAGCTCTACGTGCTTCGCGGCATGAAGGACATCATCAAGGAGCATTCGCCGGAACTCTTCATCGAGGTGCACGGCACTGACGATACTGCCGCCATGTACACGTTCCTGTTCCACCACGGCTACCGGATATTCCACGTCGAACACAACACCGAGATACGCGGGACGCCGCATCCGTGGGCGCGTTTCGGACATATTCACTGCACGCTGAAACGCCGGCGCTGA
- a CDS encoding DUF58 domain-containing protein, with protein sequence MIRYKAIIFIGSALLFSIVPFRSVQWISLTLLLLIVISFLYSRVMFAFFTVRHRRAILRTYRYQDVELSLVLENRSFLSFHAVTVVLPCGTYEKNITKALSLRPGERTEMRYRITCDKRGERIIGPVRAKGADPLGLFPWEKLFSEVATVIVYPAVYDVSLANDRGLPSGNIRIANPLYEDVTRFRSVRDYMPGDDPRSISWKVTARTGKLASLQYLPVLYFPVLIVLDITASHYPLRYRHVLIERAIETAASLARYAVQIQQGVGLITAGTIAGVDEKRYVPLGYGPHHAVAILETLARIELSEKNDDVLMQPLSAGVRMPWGTRLFYVGPAPDENRMNSIFSLRQRAGVDIGLFMLTPLRSVSHLSRFFTVHEVKEQGNELI encoded by the coding sequence GTGATCCGCTACAAAGCGATAATTTTCATCGGAAGCGCGCTCCTGTTCAGCATCGTTCCCTTCCGCAGCGTTCAATGGATCTCGCTCACGCTGCTCCTTCTCATCGTCATATCGTTCCTCTATTCAAGGGTGATGTTCGCCTTCTTCACAGTGCGCCACCGGCGTGCGATACTGCGCACCTATCGGTACCAGGATGTCGAGCTTTCGCTCGTGCTCGAGAACAGAAGCTTTCTCAGTTTCCATGCGGTCACCGTCGTTCTCCCCTGCGGCACCTACGAAAAAAATATCACAAAGGCATTGTCACTGCGTCCGGGGGAACGGACAGAAATGCGCTATCGCATCACCTGCGACAAGCGTGGCGAGCGCATCATCGGTCCCGTGCGGGCGAAGGGGGCCGATCCCCTCGGGCTCTTTCCGTGGGAAAAGCTCTTCAGCGAGGTCGCCACGGTCATAGTCTACCCCGCCGTGTATGATGTATCGCTTGCGAACGACCGCGGGCTCCCATCGGGGAATATACGCATCGCGAACCCGCTCTATGAGGATGTCACGCGATTCCGCTCCGTCCGCGATTATATGCCGGGGGATGATCCGCGCAGCATAAGCTGGAAGGTCACTGCACGCACCGGAAAGCTCGCATCGCTCCAATATCTCCCGGTGCTGTATTTTCCCGTCCTCATCGTGCTCGACATCACCGCATCACATTATCCGCTTCGCTACCGGCATGTGCTCATCGAACGCGCCATCGAGACCGCGGCATCGCTCGCCCGATACGCCGTGCAGATACAGCAGGGCGTGGGGCTCATCACCGCGGGCACTATTGCCGGCGTCGATGAAAAAAGATATGTTCCGCTCGGCTATGGGCCGCATCATGCCGTCGCGATACTTGAAACGCTCGCGCGCATCGAGCTTTCGGAGAAGAACGATGATGTGCTCATGCAGCCGCTCAGTGCCGGTGTCCGCATGCCATGGGGCACACGGCTCTTCTATGTCGGCCCCGCCCCGGATGAGAATCGCATGAATTCCATATTCTCTCTTCGTCAGCGTGCAGGCGTCGATATCGGACTTTTCATGCTCACTCCCCTGCGCTCAGTATCGCATCTGTCGCGGTTTTTTACCGTTCATGAAGTGAAGGAACAAGGCAATGAGCTCATCTGA